In the Cryptococcus neoformans var. neoformans JEC21 chromosome 1, complete sequence genome, one interval contains:
- a CDS encoding Type 2C Protein Phosphatase, putative, whose protein sequence is MLSPHHARPYSTPSARPPSVKTTAFVSIALLTSAYLLYRHESESAPGKHAVSPSSLLSGGKPTFQLSIRSGRGGVQTYEFERKPDDQVERELRAHEVSRRIDRKGNPVVRWDNNWLGSNEPCEDRWATDLVRRDGAAGGAVGKAVNFWTRWYRGDSIPSESAPAEEDEAARGKHDLMLFSIMDGHAGDATSRLLQKSLHPTISMALAGLQRGNVPPRHNVWERWAGYLNPWYWLGTDTVWTPENVSKTIQNAFVQLDDNICQTPLKLLPTLSSPSTSSPTPRETLVALAQPAAAGACAISTLVDSENDDLYVAVTGDCRAVAGWEGEDGKWRCDVLSEDQMGDNPKEIERMRSEHPASERDTVIRNGRVQGGLQPTRAFGDAVYKWTNAQAAQIADAFRAQGERPRPGRPWNYTPPYVTARPEVTYRKLNAHTGEKLRFIVLATDGLWDRITSEESTLLLASYLSHPSHAPLPKSALPRRFPLAPPPPREKRPYPAQDLPAPTGEAASDTWVYEGDANAATHLIRNSLAGGDVKTRAELVSLGGKVSRWMRDDITVTVVFFGDS, encoded by the exons ATGCTGTCCCCGCACCACGCCCGCCCGTACAGCACACCGTCCGCACGCCCGCCGAGCGTCAAGACGACAGCGTTCGTCTCCATCGCATTGCTGACGTCTGCCTACCTGCTCTACCGCCACGAGTCCGAGTCGGCACCGGGAAAGCATGCGGTTTCCCCGTCGTCTCTCCTCTCCGGCGGCAAGCCCACTTTCCAGCTCTCGATCCGGAGCGGCCGGGGCGGCGTGCAGACGTACGAGTTTGAGCGCAAGCCGGACGACCAGGTCGAGCGCGAACTGCGGGCACATGAAGTCTCGCGGAGAATCGACCGGAAGGGCAACCCGGTGGTGAGGTGGGATAACAATTGGCTAGGATCGAACGAGCCATGTGAAGATCGCTGGGCGACGGATCTTGTTCGCAGGGATGGAGCAGCTGGGGGGGCGGTGGGGAAAGCTGTCAATTTTTGGACGAGGTGGTACAGGGGCGACTCGATACCCTCCGAGTCGGCGCctgcagaagaggacgaggcgGCACGAGGTAAACACGATTTGATGCTCTTTTCAATCATGGACGGTCATGCGGGCGATGCAACCTCTCGCCTACTGCAAAAGTCGCTTCATCCGACGATTAGCATGGCTCTTGCCGGCCTGCAGCGGGGGAATGTGCCTCCTCGTCATAACGTGTGGGAGCGGTGGGCGGGCTACCTGAATCCGTGGTATTGGCTGGGTACGGACACGGTCTGGACGCCAGAGAACGTCTCCAAGACTATCCAGAATGC aTTTGTGCAATTGGACGACAACATTTGCCAAACTCCGCTCAAGCTCCTGCCCACCCTCTCATCCCCATCGACCTCGTCGCCCACTCCCCGCGAGACGCTGGTAGCCCTCGCTCAACCAGCCGCTGCCGGCGCCTGTGCGATCAGCACACTGGTTGATTCGGAAAACGACGATCTCTACGTAGCAGTGACCGGCGACTGTCGTGCCGTTGCtggatgggagggagaggatgggaaaTGGCGATGTGATGTTTTGAGTGAGGATCAGATGGGCGATAACCCTaaagagattgagag GATGAGAAGCGAGCACCCGGCGTCAGAGAGGGATACAGTCATCCGGAATGGCCGTGTCCAAGGCGGTCTCCAGCCGACTCGCGCCTTTGGTGATGCCGTTTACAAGTGGACGAATGCCCAGGCTGCCCA GATCGCAGACGCTTTCCGGGCACAAGGTGAAAGACCGCGTCCAGGCCGACCTTGGAACTATACGCCTCCCTATGTGACTGCCCGGCCTGAAGTGACGTATCGCAAACTGAATGCGCACACTGGCGAGAAACTGCGATTCATCGTGCTTGCTACCGACGGAT TATGGGACAGGATAACGTCTGAAGAATCCacgcttcttctcgcctCCTACCTCTCCCACCCTTCCCACGCGCCGCTTCCTAAATCAGCCCTCCCTAGGCGTTTCCCTCTCGCCCCGCCGCCACCGCGAGAAAAACGTCCATACCCCGCACAAGACCTCCCTGCGCCGACGGGCGAGGCGGCAAGTGATACGTGGGTGTACGAAGGCGACGCGAATGCGGCGACGCATTTGATCAGGAACAGTTTGGCGGGAGGCGATGTCAAGACGAGAGCCGAGTTGGTCAGCCTTGGCGGCAAGGTTTCGAGGTGGATGCGAGACGATATCACCGTGAC GGTGGTTTTCTTTGGTGACAGCTAG
- a CDS encoding tRNA dihydrouridine synthase, putative, with translation MSVAAQVVSSEGPQSVGDELQTKKQFPTFPAPGKPTHEKLGGYDFYRSIGSPKFVVAPMVDQSELAWRLLSRSPLPPALAGPSETVTTPQGKAYIRHPGGAHVCYTPMIHAKVFVDAKGEGGRNGDGQFCLSLDEEGGEGTIGGVEGGDRPLIVQFCANDPDILLAAAKKVEHRCDAVDINFGCPQGIAKRGHYGSFLQDEWELIHKLISTLHENLSVPVTAKFRIFPDLDKTIAYARMMEAAGAQILTCHGRTREMKGQNTGLADWEYIREVKKAVKVPVFANGNILYREDVDRCMEVTGCDGVMTAEGNLSNPAIFMPPEHPHAHPPITVLAHRYLDIVEALDTPTAGSAIKAHLFRLLKPVLDTDEELRVQIATCRWSDGMDGFREIIRDIERRCAPVREALGADWRPPTVDPKTGYRSLPMFAAQPQIRAKPVSTEIGGHEDMVSRPVSPGKEGEGRMFDTPNITTAPASSVPGTVLFSRSHRHTSLGQTERCVHSDCTGVAATRCPTRACITHCRILRAVEAGYTREEAEAEGAKGGLVGMGCDAHEEKVRARKEREARKRKGREMAKEKAKERKKEEKAKEEREKSKEKVGMTEEEVSFAAGLA, from the exons ATGTCTGTAGCTGCTCAAGTCGTCAGCAGCGAGGGGCCACAGAGTGTGGGGGACGAGTTACAGACAAAGAAGCAGTTTCCTACTTTTCCAGCCCCGGGAAAACCGACGCATGAAAAGCTGGGCGGATATGATTTCTACAGATCGATCGGTAGTCCGAAATTTGTGGTGGCTCCTATGGTTGACCAAAGCGAGCTT GCCTGGCGTCTTCTCTCACggtctcctcttcctccagctctGGCCGGCCCATCTGAGACAGTGACGACGCCGCAAGGCAAGGCATATATCCGCCACCCCGGTGGTGCCCACGTCTGCTATACGCCAATGATTCACGCAAAAGTGTTTGTGGATgcaaaaggagaaggcggacGTAACGGAGATGGTCAATTTTGTCTGAGCCtagatgaagaaggcgggGAGGGGACTATTGgaggggtggaggggggtGACAGGCCTCTCATTGTGCAGTTTTGTGCCAATGATCCCGATATTTTGCTGGCAGCTGCGAAGAAGGTGGAGCATAGGTGTGATGCGGTGGATATCAACTT TGGATGTCCCCAGGGCATTGCCAAACGAGGTCACTATGgctctttcctccaagacGAATGGGAGCTTATACATAAACTCA TCTCTACACTTCACGAGAACCTGTCTGTCCCTGTGACTGCAAAGTTCCGCATCTTCCCCGACCTCGACAAGACGATCGCATATGCTCGTATGATGGAAGCCGCCGGCGCTCAAATCCTTACTTGTCACGGCCGTACTCGGGAGATGAAGGGCCAGAACACTGGTCTTGCCGATTGGGAATATATCCGCGAGGTGAAGAAAGCTGTCAAGGTGCCTGTTTTCGCGAATGGAAACATACTGTACAGGGAAGACGTGGACCGGTGTATGGAGGTGACAGGTTGCGATGGGGTGATGACTGCAGAAGGCAACTTGTCCAACCCTGCTATTTTTATGCCGCCCGAACACCCTCACGCCCATCCGCCTATAACGGTGCTCGCCCACCGATACCTCGATATTGTGGAAGCGCTTGATACGCCTACCGCAGGAAGCGCTATCAAGGCGCATCTTTTCCGACTTCTCAAACCTGTGCTCGACACGGACGAGGAGCTACGGGTGCAGATTGCTACCTGCCGATGGTCTGACGGTATGGACGGTTTCCGTGAGATTATCAGAGATATTGAAAGACGGTGTGCACCTGTTCGTGAAGCTCTCGGAGCTGATTGGAGACCGCCCACTGTTGATCCCAAGACGGGCTATCGATCCCTCCCGATGTTTGCCGCTCAGCCCCAGATCCGTGCGAAACCCGTGTCGACCGAGATTGGAGGTCATGAAGATATGGTATCGCGTCCCGTATCCCCCGGGAAAGAGGGTGAAGGCCGTATGTTTGACACGCCCAATATCACCACTGCGCCGGCGTCTTCCGTCCCCGGTACCGTCCTCTTTTCCCGATCACACCGCCACACCAGCTTAGGCCAGACGGAGCGTTGCGTCCATTCGGACTGTACGGGTGTTGCGGCTACGCGATGTCCTACACGGGCATGTATTACGCATTGCAGGATATTGCGTGCGGTGGAAGCTGGGTATACgagggaagaggctgaAGCGGAGGGTGCAAAGGGCGGGCTGGTTGGGATGGGCTGTGATGCGCATGAGGAGAAAGtgagggcgaggaaggagagggaggcgaggaagcgcaaggggagagagatggcaaaggaaaaggcaaaggagaggaagaaggaggaaaaggcaaaggaggagagagagaagagcaaggaaaaggtggggatgacggaggaggaagtatCGTTTGCAGCCGGGTTGGCGTAG
- a CDS encoding mitochondrion protein, putative, with the protein MILIRHKSCSLASLVGLTLPRATCRAPQQYRSSSSAAIPPADQEEHQSKPLTGSARLFADAEAEEKVTSNASNRDHLRMTQGPVWTGDESPADAVLRMLVDAHKPLRNEGGVKHNAADEKIKGWMKGLQLEPILGPGPSLPPEEAQEIALESVEKENAHRTKIPPHLHRPWHSTYTGEYQTAETPKVKYGAFTNKRTDGDSLTNLLELQLPPNADSKTRAKVKAARKSTMFMGRLDKAREGALDYKLGLGVDDAHVVETGEEGEVSEEGQTFKGNRQIKGSSVLGAQRGSASGMKAWAGLVEDRILRAREAGFFNNASGKGKPIVADPEARNPHIERGELFMNRIIKRQGALPPWIELQNLLDSNLRSFRATLLTTYKTQLVRNIISTNALHPLPPLHAIPDRDEAWEAREFKFHQENVKQINDLVRRMNAQAPSPARRHLITLEGELNRIRGNMLKNEVWEEIKRRAEESINMPYQRERSGLAAFIFEGENWTKLKNATNRSFGTVAVSGTAPLANANVSGLEGSSKGYSGDPTGDHSSGPSSYSGRDPRPLRLVVMAGVGVGVIIYLRRRPVKNDSAHLNPFHHHLQPTPTPQPDIVASSPSEPPLTFIRIIEIYILEPIGTFFRFLHLACLFVPVILLSPMLLVGPGKRRRSRSGRPISEEEQSWGAIWWYGFLVKQMERAGPSFIKLGQWAASRADLFPAELCEKMSKLHSNGRPHSLGYTKKVMEAAFGMGFDDIFEEFDEEPIGCGAIAQVYKAKLQSKILTDTKLDGLPRSTESDTASVAIKVIHPRVRKIIRRDIAVMSIFAKFVNAFPGMQWFSLPEEVQVFGEMMNSQLDLRVEASNLDKFLHNFGKRGRRVTFPTPIKLGDGKEELEEEMKDILVEEFEDALPLKFFLQNGGGPYDHKIANIGLDAFLEMLLIDNWTHGDLHPGNIMVRFYKPTTTDYLSPLLHAFGKNPTPSTDASVASHDNLVHTLAAVSRDREKWLNKLDELHQDGYEPQLIFIDAGLVTSLDSKNRANFLDLFQAVAEFDGYKAGKLMIERCRTPDFAIDEETFALKMQHIVLSVKSKTFSLAKIKISDILTDVLKAVRQHHVKMEGDFVNTVISILLLEGIGRQLDPDMDLFKSALPILRQLGKQMGTREAIQATPTGNILAMIKLWVWVEARQVAGEVSTLDEWMKYDRLTPSI; encoded by the exons ATGATTCTCATTCGCCATAAGTCATGCTCGCTGGCGTCTCTGGTCGGGCTTACTCTGCCCAGAGCCACTTGCCGAGCTCCACAGCAGTATCGATCCTCCAGCTCCGCAGCGATCCCGCCTGCCGATCAAGAAGAGCATCAATCTAAACCTCTCACAGGCAGCGCCAGGCTGTTTGCAGATGCTGAAgcggaagaaaaggtcaCATCGAATGCTTCCAATCGTGATCACTTGCGAATGACTCAAGGACCTGTTTGGACTGGAGATGAGTCTCCTGCCGATGCTGTACTGCGAATGCTCGTGGACGCTCATAAACCATTGAGGAACGAGGGGGGGGTTAAACACAATGCAGCTGACGAGAAGATAAAGGGGTGGATGAAAGGGCTCCAACTGGAGCCTATATTAGGTCCTGGGCCCTCTTTGCCACctgaagaagctcaagaGATTGCACTAGAGAgtgtggaaaaggagaacgcGCATAGAACAAAAATACCCCCTCATTTGCATCGGCCTTGGCACTCTACCTACACAGGAGAATACCAGACTGCTGAGACGCCAAAGGTCAAATATGGGGCGTTCACTAATAAACGGACGGACGGAGACTCCCTTACCAACTTACTCGAACTTCAACTACCCCCGAATGCGGATAGTAAAACCCGTGCAAAGGTAAAGGCTGCCCGTAAATCGACGATGTTCATGGGTAGATTGGACAAAGCACGTGAAGGAGCATTGGACTATAAATTGGGTCTGGGAGTGGATGACGCACATGTGGTAGAAaccggagaagaaggtgaagtaagtgaagaagggcagaCTTTTAAGGGGAATCGACAAATAAAGGGTAGCAGTGTTTTGGGAGCTCAACGAGGAAGTGCCAGTGGTATGAAGGCTTGGGCAGGTCTGGTAGAAGATCGGATATTG AGAGCAAGAG AGGCTGGATTTTTCAACAATGCCAGCGGAAAAGGCAAACCGATTGTTGCTGATCCCGAGGCAAGAAATCCTCACATTG AGCGAGGAGAGCTTTTTATGAACCGCATCATTAAGCGCCAGGGTGCTCTTCCACCGTGGATTGAACTGCAGAACCTTCTTGACTCCAACCTCCGCTCGTTTCGCGCCACCCTCTTGACTACCTACAAGACCCAACTTGTCCGCAACATCATCTCTACGAACGCCCTTCATCCTTTGCCTCCTCTGCATGCGATTCCTGATCGGGATGAAGCCTGGGAAGCCAGAGAGTTCAAATTCCATCAAGAAAATGTTAAGCAGATCAATGATCTCGTCCGTCGGATGAATGCCCAAGCTCCTTCACCTGCGCGAAGGCATCTCATCACTCTCGAGGGAGAGTTGAACAGAATTAGGGGGAACATGTTGAAGAACGAGGTTTGGGAAGAGATTAAAAGGCGAGCGGAAGAAAGTATCAACATGCCATATCAACGGGAAAGATCCGGACTAGCGGCATTTAtttttgaaggagaaaattGGACGAAGTTAAAGAATGCCACGAATCGCTCATTTGGGACGGTGGCTGTATCTGGTACTGCGCCATTGGCTAATGCCAATGTTAGTGGTCTCGAGGGATCTTCAAAAGGATACTCTGGGGATCCAACAGGGGATCATTCGTCTGGGCCAAGCAGTTATAGCGGAAGAGATCCACGCCCGCTTAGACTGGTGGTCATGGCCGGTGTAGGTGTCGGTGTCATAATTTACCTCCGCCGTCGACCTGTTAAAAATGACTCGGCCCATCTTAATCCGTTTCACCACCATCTACAGCCCACCCCGACTCCCCAACCTGATATCGTcgcctcctctccttcggAGCCGCCCCTTACTTTCATCCGTATAATCGAGATCTACATCCTTGAGCCCATTGGGACtttcttccgcttccttcATCTGGCCTGTCTCTTTGTCCCCGTGATTCTCTTGTCTCCCATGCTTCTTGTAGGT CCGGGAAAACGACGTCGCAGCCGTAGTGGGCGACCGAtaagcgaagaagaacagagTTGGGGGGCTATCTGGTGGTACGGCTTTCTCGTCAAGCAAATGGAACGCGCAGGGCCGTCTTTCATCAAACTTGGTCAATGGGCGGCATCCCGAGCCGATTTATTCCCTGCAGAGCTATGCGAGAAAATGTCCAAACTGCATTCAAATGGAAGACCACATTCTCTAGGGTACACCAAAAAGGTTATGGAGGCTGCGTTTGGTATGGGCTTTGATGATATATTCGAagagtttgatgaagagccGATTGGATGCGGTGCTATTGCTCAG GTGTACAAAGCCAAACTTCAGTCAAAAATTCTGACTGACACCAAATTAGATGGATTACCCAGATCCACTGAGTCAGATACAGCTAGTGTTGCCATCAAAGTTATTCATCCCCGCGTTCGCAAAATAATTCGCCGAGATATCGCAGTCATGTCCATTTTTGCCAAATTTGTCAACGCTTTCCCTGGCATGCAATGGTTCTCTCTCCCTGAAGAAGTCCAAGTATttggagagatgatgaacTCCCAACTTGACTTGAGAGTTGAAGCTTCCAATTTGGACAAGTTCCTACATAATtttgggaagagagggagaagagttACGTTTCCCACACCAATCAAACTGGgcgatggaaaggaagagctggaagaagagatgaaagataTCCTGGTGGAGGAGTTTGAGGACGCCTTGCCGCTCAAATTTTTCTTGCAAAATGGGGGAGGACCGTACGATCACAAGATTGCAAACATTGGGTTGGATGCTTTCCTG GAAATGCTGCTAATTGACAATTGGACACACGGTGATTTGCACCCCGGAAATATTATGGTCCGGTTTTACAAACCTACGACAACCGACTACTTGTCTCCTCTTTTGCATGCCTTTGGAAAAAATCCTACTCCTTCAACAGATGCGTCAGTCGCCTCTCATGATAATCTTGTGCATACCCTCGCCGCTGTCTCCAGAGATAGGGAAAAGTGGTTGAACAAGCTTGACGAGCTGCATCAAGATGGTTATGAGCCACAATTGATCTTTATCGATGCTGGTTTGGTTACTTCCTTGGACAGCAAGAATCGTGCGAACTTTCTCGATCTCTTCCAAGCTGTTGCCGAGTTTGATGGATACAAGGCCGGCAAACTCATGATCGAACGATGCCGTACACCCGATTTTGCAATCGACGAAGAGACCTTTGCGCTCAAGATGCAGCACATCGTCCTCAGCGTCAAGTCAAAGACGTTCTCTCTCgccaagatcaagatcagcGATATCCTTACCGATGTGCTCAAGGCCGTCCGTCAACACCACGTGAAAATGGAAGGAGACTTTGTCAACACCGTAATATCTAttctgctgctggaagGTATCGGTCGGCAATTGGATCCGGACATGGACTTGTTCAAATCGGCGCTGCCGATTTTAAGGCAGTTGGGAAAGCAGATGGGTACCAGAGAGGCCATTCAGGCCACTCCGACTGGTAATATCCTCGCGATGATCAAG CTGTGGGTGTGGGTAGAAGCAAGGCAGGTGGCGGGAGAAGTTTCTACCTTGGATGAATGGATGAAG TACGACCGCCTCACGCCATCAATCTAG
- a CDS encoding transporter, putative → MSSEQANTAIQPVFEARPVNRRTESSTSIEAVTSNRMTMASSSATLCQLGEHDDKPSMPDAEHPPAIPEQASGYSKSEKSQVPTRQSSTKHAHPHSHSHQHQGATPPPVPAPDVVSVFDPASIGGGGPLKRIETQRSERYAEEMREREAREADKSEKKSGILRRWSTVSRRRPVMIMPPHTHRHSEDEVSPVDDDRDPRHERSSSNISNQTLAITPTPGEREKCDFSDDKEEGRCEAEKHMQEEEVEEHVYPDGGYGWVVLGACCCLAGCTMGWGMNWGVFQEYYLDSVYPNVNTSVLSLAGTLCAFMMNATAFISGRYGDRYGFKRVLYCSAVITWLGLFLAGWSTKLWQTILTQGILTGFGQGLSLPLFMSLPSQWFYRRRGLASGLAIGGAGLGGGTTTLICRELLTRVGYRKTLWILACINLFCMSLSTFLIRTRPSSPEGKATGKGPWIDWAVVKTSSFWSLVIGLVVSTTGYAMPFNFTAQWTRLHFPNLNPILLALPVTLLGYTVCVGRALIGLIADLLGPMNTFILCFFLSGVVQLCLWLTASSFASVLVFAIMFGLVAPGYMGIIPQIIVQLFGPTNLATNVGILLLFNGPGNLMGGPIGGALYDASGRTSFKYMIITGGCLQIAGGLIICWARFKTSRKWLKKI, encoded by the exons ATGTCATCTGAGCAGGCAAATACTGCCATTCAACCCGTTTTCGAAGCAAGACCAGTCAACAGAAGGACAGAGTCTTCCACTTCAATAGAAGCGGTCACCTCCAACCGTATGACCATGGCCTCTAGTAGCGCTACTCTATGCCAGTTGGGCGAGCACGACGATAAGCCATCAATGCCTGATGCTGAGCATCCTCCTGCTATTCCTGAACAAGCTTCAGGGTATAGCAAGTCGGAAAAATCTCAAGTCCCTACGAGACAGTCATCCACTAAACACGcccatcctcattctcattctcatcagcATCAGGGTGCAACCCCTCCCCCCGTACCTGCTCCTGATGTCGTCTCAGTCTTTGACCCAGCTTCAattggaggtggtggtCCGCTTAAAAGGATTGAGACACAGCGAAGCGAGCGATATGCCGAGGAAAtgagagaaagggaagcaaGAGAAGCTGACAAGAGCGAGAAGAAAAGTGGAATTCTTCGAAGATGGTCCACAGTTTCTAGAAGGCGCCCCGTTATGATCATGCCGCCTCATACTCATCGACAtagtgaagatgaggtCTCTCCTGTTGATGACGATCGGGACCCCAGACATGAGCGATCGTCTTCCAACATAAGTAATCAGACTCTGGCGATTACTCCTACTCCTGgcgaaagagaaaagtGTGACTTTTCAGAcgacaaggaagaaggccgCTGCGAGGCGGAGAAACATAtgcaagaggaagaggttgaagagcATGTCTACCCTGATGGAGGTTACGGTTGGGTTGTACTCGgtgcttgttgttgtctgGCAGGATGTACGATGGG TTGGGGTATGAACTGGGGTGTTTTTCAAGAG TATTACCTGGACAGCGTTTATCCCAACGTCAATACTTCTGTCCTCTCTTTAGCGGGAACTTTGTGCGCCTTT atgatgaatgcCACCGCTTTTATCTCTGGAAGATATGGTGACCGATATGGCTTCAAG AGGGTCTTGTATTGTTCCGCCGTCATCACATGGCTCGGCCTTTTCCTCGCAGGCTGGTCAACCAAGCTCTGGCAAACTATTCTCACCCAA GGCATTCTCACCGGCTTTGGTCAAGGCCTCTCTTTGCCCCTTTTCATGTCCCTTCCTTCGCAATGGTTCTATCGCCGCCGCGGTCTTGCCAGCGGGTTGGCTATCGGGGGTGCCGGCTTGGGAGGTGGCACCACAACATTGATCTGTAGAGAACTGTTGACAAGGGTCGGATATAGGAAAACTCTTTG GATTCTGGCGTGCATCAACCTGTTCTGCATGTCCCTGTCTACATTTCTGATCAGGACAAGACCGAGCTCCCCAGAGGGCAAGGCAACTGGAAAAGGGCCTTGGATTGATTGGGCGGTGGTCaagacttcttctttttggagTTTGGTCATAGGCCTTGTCGTGTCGACCACTGGTTATGC GATGCCTTTCAACTTCACTGCGCAATGGACAAGACTTCACTTCCCTAATCTCAACCCTATTCTTCTTGCGCT ACCCGTTACACTGTTAGGCTACACTGTCTGTGTAGGCCGTGCCCTCATCGGCCTAATAGCAGACCTCTTGGGACCCATGAACACCTTCATTCTGTGTTTCTTTTTGTCTGGGGTTGTCCAATTATGCCTCTGGCTCACTGCGAGCTCATTTGCTTCCGTTTTGGTCTTTGCCATAATGTTTGGGCTGGTTGCCCCGGGATACATGGGTATCATCCCACAAATCATCGTGCAATTGTTCGGCCCAACCAATCTGGCTACCAATGTTGG AATATTACTGCTCTTTAACGGTCCGGGTAATTTGATGGGTGGGCCTATTGGTGGTGCGCTATACGATGCAAGTGGAAGGACAAGTTTCAAGTACATGATAATTACGGGTGGTTGCTTGCAGATCGCCGGGGGCCTGATCATTTGCTGGG CGAGGTTCAAGACTAGCAGGAAATGGCTCAAAAAAATCTAA